A DNA window from Miscanthus floridulus cultivar M001 unplaced genomic scaffold, ASM1932011v1 fs_267_1_2, whole genome shotgun sequence contains the following coding sequences:
- the LOC136531049 gene encoding uncharacterized protein produces the protein MMLGKQGSGRPSPAAARQQQNHMRRTTSMTEFAAPDVLADVAEEEDEELQLLPAHAEAAAAAAGEAAAELDADPYGWAIGGSAAAGRADWLAAYRARAAPALAGLRRNSADFSAAETAAFLRACGLCNRRLGPGRDTFMYRGDTAFCSLECRQQHITIEEWKEKCALATPPPASDPVVPLPPSGAGSDKSGTVGRGLLIEGRRLIDDPGMQLASSGAPRTTHVSMHISVLLLAVVS, from the exons ATGATGCTGGGGAAGCAGGGATCCGGGCGcccgtcgccggcggcggcgcggcagcaGCAGAACCACATGCGGCGGACGACGAGCATGACGGAGTTCGCGGCGCCGGACGTGCTGGCGgacgtggcggaggaggaggacgaggagctgcagctgctgcCGGCGCACgcggaggcagcagcagcagcagcaggggagGCGGCGGCCGAGCTGGATGCGGACCCCTACGGGTGGGCCATCGGCGGCTCGGCGGCGGCCGGGCGGGCCGACTGGCTGGCGGCGTACCGCGCCCGCGCGGCGCCGGCGCTGGCTGGGCTCCGCCGGAACTCGGCCGACTTCTCGGCCGCCGAGACCGCCGCGTTCCTCCGCGCCTGCGGGCTCTGCAACCGCCGCCTCGGACCCGGCCGCGACACCTTCATGTACAG GGGCGACACGGCGTTCTGCAGCCTCGAGTGCCGGCAGCAGCACATCACGATCGAGGAGTGGAAGGAGAAGTGCGCgctcgccacgccgccgccggcgtccGACCCGGTGGTGCCGCTACCGCCCAGCGGCGCGGGCTCCGACAAATCCGGCACGGTCGGCCGCGGCCTCCTGATCGAGGGGAGGCGATTAATTGATGATCCAGGCATGCAGCTAGCTAGCTCTGGCGCGCCACGCACCACACACGTCAGCATGCATATATCTGTTCTACTACTAGCCGTCGTCAGCTAG